The DNA region CTGCGCGGCGATGGCGTCCAGTACGGCCTCCCAGCCGGTTTCCGGGGTGGGCTGGACGTGGCGGTCGTGCAGTTCGTCGCCGCGCAGGACACCGGTGGCGATCTTGGTGCCGCCGACATCGACGCCGATGCTGATGGCTTCCGGGGTGGAGGGGATGGTCATGGGAACTCCTGAGACAAGGGGAAAGAAGGCCGTGGGATCGCTTCCAGGCAGGGGCAGGCGCTGACTCGTCATCGGCACAATACCCCGGCGCCTGCGGCCCTGTCGCCGGCCGGACTAATCTTCCGGGAAGTCGTCCGGGTCAGCGGGCAGGGCGTCCAGGCCCAGCAGCGCCAGCGCTTCCGGCAGCTGCACCTCCGGCACGTACAGGCCCACGTCGCCCATGTAGCCGCCCGTCTCGATCTCGATCACGGGGCTGCCCATCGCCCACTGGAAGGGCGTGCGCACCACGCTGACCACGCCGCCGTCCGAGAGGCTGCGCCGCCAGCCCTCCGCGAGCAGCCGGGGCAGCGTGTCCAGGCGCACCCACGGATCGCCCTGGTACAGCACGCGGTCCTCGTAGCTGGCGCGGGTCATGGGCGCACCAGAACGGCATCCACCCGCGCGGCAAAATCCGGGGGCAGGACGCGCGGCGCGTGGGCCTCGTCCACGCTGACCTGCACGCTGCGCGCGAAGGCGCAGGGCACGCCGTCTGCGATGAAGCGCGACACCACCACCCAGCTCGTGCGGCCCACGCGCTCGACCAGCGACTCGATCACCACCTCCTGCCCCAGGCGCAGCTCGCCCACGTAATCCAGTTCCAGGCGCGCCAGCACCGACAGGTCGTCCACGTCACGGATGCCCAGCGCGGCCGAGAGGTCCATGCGCGAGACCTCCAGGAACTCCGCGTAGCGCGCGTTGTTGATGTGACCCATGGCGTCCAGGTCGCTGTAGCGCAGCTGGATGGTGCAGCGCCGCGCGTCCTGCCAGTTCAGCGCCGGAATCCGTCCCGGAGCGCCCGTCGTGTCGGCCGTCATGGGGGCAGTGTAGTGCCCGCGCTCAGACGCCGGCGGTATGCTGCACCGGATGGACGACGCGCCCGCTCCCCCCCCCGCCCGGCCGCGCGGGTCGTGGTGGCGGCAGGCCACCCGCTTGCCCGTCGCGATGATGCTCACCAGCCTGCTGGCTGCGCTGGGCATCGTGCAGCTGTCGTTCCAGCTGGGCAACACCGCGTACCGCACTGTGACGTGGTCGCGCGAGACGAAGGACACCCGGGCCCGTATCGCCCTGCTGGAACGCGACCTGCAGATCCTGCGGGACGCCAAGACCGCCCTGAACGACCCGGCGTACCTGCGCGCCATGGCGCGCTGTCAGGGCTTCGTGGGCCTGAAGGAGACGGTCGTGGTGTCGCCAGACGCGCCCGCCGTGCCCGGCGAGAACTGCCAGATGGCGCCGCTGCCGCTGCCCTGAGCGCCGCGCTCAGCGGCCGTGCGGCGTGCGGTCCATCCATGCCTCCAGCGCCGCGCGCAGCGTGTCTGGCGCCGTGACCACCACCGGCAGCCCCAGCGAGGCCACAGCGCTGGCCGCCGCGCACTCGCCCGGGTCGCCGCTTGCGGCGTCCGCACCGGTCCATGCGGGAAACTCGCCGCCCTCGGCGTAGGGCACGCCGCCCGCGTCCTCCACCATCCGCTCCGGCACCGTCACCGCCCTCCCCGACGACAGTGCCCGCTCTGCCACCACCAGGACCCCGCGCGGCCCGGTCGCCTGCACGGCGGCCAGCAGCGGCGTCACGCCGTCGTGCACGACCAGCGCCACGCGGCCCTTGCCGTCCACGCCCTCCAGGTGCGCGGCCAGGGTGCCGGCCAGGTCCGGCGGCGCCGCCACCAGCCACGTGTGCCCCCCCGGACGGCCCTCGAAACTGCCCCAGGCGCTGCCATACACGTCGGACCACGTTCGGGTGTGCTGCATTCGCACCAGCATAGAGGCCATGCGCTCAGGACGGCTCCGGGCCGACCGACCGGATGGACGACGCCGCGCTCGCAGTCCACGGCGGAGCGGGACGCCACGGCCATGGTATGGAACCACCAACCACGCCGCCGGATACGGCAGACTCAGGGAATCATGGCCGCTTCCGACCCCCATCCATTGGACGCCCTGCGCGACGAGGCGCAGACGACCCTCACGCCCGATGTCCGCGCCGCCCTGGACACGCTGAGCGCCGAGCACGCGCAGCTCCTGACGGGCACTAGCTGGGCCGCCGGCGCCGAGGACGCCCTGAGAACCGCGATTGGCATGGAACGCAAGGCGCAGATGGAGATGCGGATCGGCCTGGGCGCCGACGCTGACGCCCTCCCCCTGCGCAAGACCACGGCCCTGGCCGACATGACCCTGCCGGACCTCCTCGCGGAAGCGCGCGAGAACCGCGTGATGACCCTGCGCGTGCTGGACCTGCTGCTGGACACCGCCACGCGCCGACCCGTGCGCGCGTGGACGCTTGGCGAGGAGGTGCCACCGGAGGTGTACATCCTGAGCCTGCGCAACCGCCTGCGCCGGCTGGGCGAGAGCGTCGCGGAGCAGCGGCTGGAGGGCTGACGCTCAGTTCATGAAGCGCAGCAGGTCCCCGTCGGGGTCCTGAACGAGCACCTGCCGCTGCGTGTGTGGCGTGGCGCCCTCCACAGATGTGGCGGTGCTCAGCGGCGCGAAGAGGGGATAGCCCTGCGCGAGCAGCCGCGCGTGCGGGGCGTCTATATCAGGCACCACCATCTGGAAGTTGATGCCGCGTCCATACGGCCGTTCCAGCGGCCCGGTCAGCCACGCCTTGTCGGCGTGGGCCTGCTCCAGCATCCACTGCACGCGGCCCAGGCTCAGGTACGCGAAGCCGGGCCGCGTGTCGTGCAGCGTGAAGCCGAACACGCGGGTGTACACGTCCAGGCTGTGCGGCAGGTCGCTGACCATCAGTTCGGGCACCAGCGCTGCCCACTCGGTCAAGGGGACGTGGGAGGTGGTGTCAGTCATGCCTGCACGCGAGCGGCGCGGCCGGTCCCGGCGATGCGCGCTGTGGCCTACGCTCCGCGCCGGTGCGGTTTCGGAATCCTGACCCGTTGCCGGCCCGTGCGTCCGCCGTTGCAGCGGCTCCCGTATTTGACGCGCCAGAGGGCCTTCGCCTGCCGGATACACCGATATGGTGGGATTCGCATTCACCTCAGTATGTACACGACGTCTGACAGCCGGCTGTCAGGTCCGGACCGCCGCGAGGTGGGTTCCGCAGCGTTTCCCAGGAGCTTTATGCTGAACCATGCCCGATTACGAGAAGCTCGGCGCGTTCTACCTGGGGAAGGTCGTCGATCCGGCCACGAACACCGCGACGGATGAGCTGCTGCTGTACGACAGCACG from Deinococcus metalli includes:
- a CDS encoding cell division protein FtsB — encoded protein: MDDAPAPPPARPRGSWWRQATRLPVAMMLTSLLAALGIVQLSFQLGNTAYRTVTWSRETKDTRARIALLERDLQILRDAKTALNDPAYLRAMARCQGFVGLKETVVVSPDAPAVPGENCQMAPLPLP
- a CDS encoding acyl-CoA thioesterase encodes the protein MTADTTGAPGRIPALNWQDARRCTIQLRYSDLDAMGHINNARYAEFLEVSRMDLSAALGIRDVDDLSVLARLELDYVGELRLGQEVVIESLVERVGRTSWVVVSRFIADGVPCAFARSVQVSVDEAHAPRVLPPDFAARVDAVLVRP
- a CDS encoding bleomycin resistance protein codes for the protein MTDTTSHVPLTEWAALVPELMVSDLPHSLDVYTRVFGFTLHDTRPGFAYLSLGRVQWMLEQAHADKAWLTGPLERPYGRGINFQMVVPDIDAPHARLLAQGYPLFAPLSTATSVEGATPHTQRQVLVQDPDGDLLRFMN